The Eleutherodactylus coqui strain aEleCoq1 chromosome 10, aEleCoq1.hap1, whole genome shotgun sequence genome contains the following window.
ACCCACAAAATGATATCCTATTGCCTCCTAGGTGCACAGATCGCAATCGCCCGCTACTGGAGGAAAACctcagttaaccccttaatgacatggcctattttggcgttgaggaccaagcgatttttttttggtatttttccatctccatttttcaaaagccataacttttttatttttccgtcgacgcggccgtatgagggcttgttatttgcgtggcgaactgtagtttttatcgatgccaattttgggtacatagactatattgtaaaatttttttttttttttaatgatagcagagagagaaaacacatcaattctacaatagatatttttattttttttttacaccgttaatcatgcagcataaatgagactttccattttttctgcagaccggtacggttacaacgataccaaaattctaacattttttttaggttttcccacttttctgcaataaaaacccttttttctggaaatcttttttctattctaaattgctgcattcaaagtcacgtaacttttttattttttgatgtacagagctctatgagggcttattttttgcgagatgagctgtagattttattggtaccattttggcgtacatacgacttttttgatcacttttattgcatttttagctttttttttagcgtttttttcggtgcacagtcaaaagcatgtgcaacttattgtacgcatcgttacggacgcgacaataccaaatatgtggggttttattttttttttacctttttttatgctaatctgaaaaaaagtataaaaaatggtttttttactctttttttacatttttttaaattcattttttaaatctttcttttttttacactgtttgtgtccctctgagggactttaatcactgccctgatgatcgctgtcataaggcatggcagagctactgctctcccatgccttatcgctcatacagcgatctcaggcataggcaatacaggacgccagtgtctggcgttctgttgccatggtgacaggccgggctctcgcgatgacatcgcgagttccggccggagacacagagggagccgcgctcccgctgtgaactctttccctgccgcaatctacttagatcgcggcagggaaggggttaacagtggcgggcacatctccgatgtccccccgctgctgcagcgagacgccggctgtgactgacagccggctcccgctgcgggatagcgctggatcatatgtgatcccgcgctatctccaggacgtaagtttacgccctgttgtgggaagtaccaggctgccaggacgtaaacttacgccctgcagcgggaatgggttaatattGACTTTGTGAAAACTAAATTATCTTGGATCATGGTCAATGAGAAGCTGGCAGCGATTCTTATGGATTGCGAAGGGTTGTACGAAAAAACATGGTCGTCCTGGTACCATTATTTGCAAACTATGAGCCTATGGAACCCAATAACCGAGCTTTGACCCTTCCAGGGCAGTCTAGTTTACCTTCAAGCATTTCACCCCCCCCCAACAGATTTGAGGAGCATGGTTCCAGCCAGGTTAATAGAATACATTCATTTTTCGTTTTCAGGCTCATCCACATAATAAACCATATTACAGCCTCATCCCTTTTTCCCCTTATGTGTTCTTCTTGTGTTTCCCCACTCACTACTCTCATTTATGGTTCTCTAATGTTTATACTGATTAATATGATTGGGAGTTGCAGTAAATAATGAAGTGAAAATTGTcactttacttttactttactttgtATGTTTATTAGAAATTATATCTGGCAATGTAACACCTGATTTATCTGTTCAATCTACTTGCCGCTGGACTTTACACGTGACTGGAATGTTGTAATTCCTGATTGATATAATTTGGAACATCATAAAAtcaataaatattttgttaaacAAAACCTGAAGACACTTAACAAATTTCCATCTCAAGGGCATTTGCTGCTAAGTGATGTCTTTCTGATGAAGGTAAAGGCATGCTTCCACCTTGGCATTAAACCTGGTCACCATGAGATCAATCTCCAGGACTCCTCACGTCCTGGTGATCTGCTTGAAGATTTCTGGATTCAGAGGCCGTTCTTTGGGACTGCTAGCCCGCGATTCAGTCAGTTTGCAAGTGTCAAGGGAGCCTCAAGTAGGCACCGCCGACTAATAGCTTAGACACAACTCTACCCCTACACACTTTTTTGAGAAGAGGTGCCACCCTACTTGCTAATGTATAGAGCGAACGTCACGTTATGTACTTTTCTCTAGATCTTCAGAGCAAGAGGAGAGTGTATCACATGGATCTATAGTCTCTGAGGTTTTAGGACATAAACCTCCCAAAGAGACTCATGAGCCAAGGGCAGTTGATTCTTCCAGCTGTACTCCTCAACCTTTTTGAGACACACCTGTGGTCAACAGGATCTAGAGAGGCTGGATGAAAGAGCTCTCATCTCTCGGATGTTTCTAACCTCTCAAGGTTTCATGAGCTCAAGATGGCAGAGTGCACCAACTGTTCAGCCCACCCCTCCAGATTACACAACCAAAGGCTTTGGATCTCTCCCTGTGCCTTAAGgctcaatgtgattgttctcagtaagagaaaccaaataatcttttAGATATACCTTTCAATGTCTAATGAAATAAATGTTATAGAGAGCTGTTCAACCTACTCAGAGTTCTTCcttaggcataatgaaatagatgcgAAGAGACATATtatatatgtgttatatataAAATACCTATGAAAATGCACAGagatgatgtgattaatttgcacttaaaaaataccagaacaggatgagtagaggagtaattaATTAGACCACCAATATAGGATTTgtaagttttatggtctctaaattgatggcaggggggtcaccaggccagcgttttctctgctccagatttctgatCATCTTCTTTGATGCAAAAAGCCTCCTCTGAGCTTCATTTggtcctttagggctcatgtccacgggcaaaataagaattaaaatccgcagattttaactcttctcctgcccgcggatccgcaccccatagggatacattgaccacccgcggggtagataaatacccgcggatggtcaataaaagggattttaaaaaaaattgagcatgaaaaaatctggaccatgctccattttcatgcggggctcccgcgggcttctattgaagcctatggaagctgtccggatccgcgggagacctaaaataggaatttaaaagaatttacccatccgaagcggaccgggaaggtcttctcttcctcacggccgtatctttcttgcttcggctcggcggatgtgcccagcgacgtgccgcagccgtgacgaattcatccgccggccgaaaaagaagatccggccgtgaggaagagaagactttcccgaaccgctccggatgggtaaattcttttaaattcctattttcagcgctcatgtccgcggggcaggagggacccgctgcagattctccatgtagaatctgtagcgggcctgattttccccgtggacatgaggccttagagtatcaaggatagttaTAAACTTGTATTCCTAAATTCTTGTGACGTTTGGATTTGAAATTGCCGtcaagtataataactttcacatGTGtcagtgactagaaaaatgctctgccacaggtaattctgtctttctttaattgtgttgaTGAGCtctcatcctcactttcagtttttgtcctgtttccccaatataaagccccccaacaggacatttactgcagcggatcaggtacacaacatcggaccaGGAACagattaggaggttgcctgtaacacaggaggggagggtccgggaatatggtgttcagacggtcatccttgtgtaggtatgatggagtttctttgtggttttccttagtacctctagctgtgaattgtaggtcactactagaggcacatgtcTTACAAgtttcagtcattgttacaagacttgtttaaccctttaagtacacagcctattttggccatgaggacacAATATTTTTGGGGgtatcatctccatttttcaaaagccataacatttttatttttctgtccacgtggccatatgagggctcgaTTTTTTCCGTagcgaactttttttttttataggtaccatttttgggtgcataaatgtattgtaaaactttttttttttttttttttagagcaaggaaagaaaacacattaattctgccaCTGTTTGCCTTTTACAGCGTTAGTCATGCacaataaataacatgatacatttttaccATTGGCTGGtatgattacgatgataccagAAATATAATTGTTTtaagatttttccacttttcacaatgtaaatccttttttttttttttttttttttaaggaaattatcatttttacatcactgcattcaaagtcccataactttatttcACTTTGGACAGAGCTCTGCGAAGCTTTATTttagtgtgacaagctgtagtttttatttgtatcattttggggtacatatggcttttttgataatttttattgtgtttttttgcaaggcaaaaccaacaaaataagcTTGTTGCCTCTGTATTTTATTGGGTATTCTTACGTTTTGTGCCGTGCAGATTAAATAGTTTGTTACAGGTCGTTACGGACACGATAATACATTcattttgcatatttcccagagcatGCATGGCATTAGAAGTCTCCTCACATACCTTCCAGGTGCTTTCCTTAAGAACAGAGACCCTTCCagatcctctttacaagtcactggtcagaccacttatggaatattgtggacagttttgggcaccagtactcaagaaggacatatcagagcttaagcaggtacaaaggcggcaactaaagtgATAAAACGGAAtgtgtggactacaatacccagaggttatcaaaattggtgtttaggaagtaaaaacaaaaactgaagaacgatctaataactatgtataaatatatcaggggacaatacagagatctccccaatCATTtatttatagccaggactgtaacaagggggtgccttaataactatgtataatatatcaggggtcagtacagagatctctcccatcttctATTTTACCCAGCACTGTGACTAACAAGGGGGCTCCCTATATGtcaaaaggaaagaaggtttctatataACAAtctagggggttctttactgtaaggttatagaacgctctgcctgaggacatcacGATgcagaactcgataaaagagtataagaagggcctggacacctttcttgagtgatacattATATAGCTGATTTGTTtcacctaaaatggtaaaaattagcttctacctcactggagttttttttgtttgccttcctctggatgaacattgggGGTGGGGTGGAATATGTCAATCtattgtgcaggataaataatgtgatactttgATAATACcatatattacattataccgcgatctgtcAGGTAGTCTATCAAGTCACACCACAGGCACGGTTTCATAGGCAATTGGTAATGACAGCATGCAGAagaccctggctgccatggtaacTGAAAAGCACCTGCAGTCTTATCACGTTGGGGGCGGGCATTGGGGATCCCTTATACTCCAATCCAAGCATTTGAATGccgctgttaggctgggttcacacagggcggattcttgacggaaatctcgcggtttggccgcagcgaaaaaaacgcgagatttccgccgggagaaccactgcttcaaaacccgcggcggttttgaagcggcccggctgcttgCTCTATCGCTGCGGccgacgctcccatagaggagagcgcggccgcagcggaaaaaaaaaatgaacatgctgcggtcggcaaatccgtgcCACAGCAGCGGCTTCTTACAGCTTagctgcagcggatttgccgtcccatgtggacgagatttctgagaaatttcatccacatggctggctaatcccgggattagcgcccgcatgcggatttgctgcggcgaaattccgcacggaatttccacggcaaatctgccccgtgtgaacccagccttagaattaacagatgcatttaaagggtttacagCAATGTTCAGCACGAGTGCTACTCGCATCTGTTACTGGGGGTTGTTCAGCTGCAAGAAAAAGTCAGCATTGCATGGAGCGGGATCAGCCCCCTATATAAATACAAACCTCAAAACTCCATGACTTAAATGTATATCTTGGAATGTTAaggtaattaaaaagaaaaaaaaaaaaaaagctaaaaaatttcTGCATAAGCGGGTATTTGCAACTTTTGTCTATGCCACTTTTCCCTGACAAGCTCTGCCCATTTATAGAAAAATCCAGAGTGGGGGGCAACTAAGACTGACAGATCTATGTATAGTTTACACCAGaggctggcataaattatgccagaaatgtacaccaAGTCGGCTCTGGCGTACATTTATCTCAAGGTGCacggaggcgtagagggaatgcGCTAAATACATGAAAAGGCATGTGCCCTTCACGTTCCCCATAGTCTCTCCTTCTGAAGCACCCGTCCTGCAATATGCAAACACCACATTGATGTAAATGGAGACTGTGTAATGTCCAGTTTCTCTTGCAGTGACGCAGCAGGGAAATAGAACACTTTTTACCAAGCTTCCCCAGGGGATTGTCAAaagtggaaaacccatttaactccAGAGGCAAATATTACAATAGTTGTACTTTTTCCTAAAATTAGAAGATCCATCTTTCTTTTGTAAATCTAGAACTTCAGGAATGAGATAAATCTGTTACAACACGGCTCAACCCATCTTCTTCTTGGCTTTATTAATCATTTACAAAGTATACAAAAAAACATGGAGTCCAGGCTCCTTCTAGGGGCCCATAAAAAGCAATAACAATTAAAAGAAATACCATATATTCTTGGGCTGTTTTCACAGAAAACAAGTTTACAGGATCGGACTGCCAGCCCCCCCTCCCATCCAGTGACATCGATGGGTACAACAGGTCCGAGTTTGCCCTGTTAATACTGTATTTAAATAGATCCACTTTTTGGTGGGGGGGCTTAATGCCAAAAGACCGTATTGAAGTGGTATCAGAACAGCAAAAACCTCATTGTATACTGATTGAAAGACTCTCCTAACGTGTAGGCCACAACACTGCATTATCTGCCTATAGATACCCTGTACATTACAGAGCAGCATGGTCACTATATACAATGTACAGATGCTCAGCATCATTGCAATTTACcattatacatataaaaaagtagTCAAAAAATAATCAGTGGTTTCCGATGCCAGTAAAGGAGTCCATAATGATGTAAAGTCTTTAGGAGTCTTTCAATTTAGTGTAAAGTTCCAGTCAGTGTAATACTCATTTTTAGAAGGTCCATCAAGAAGATCGAAGTAGGGCTGAAAACAACACTGAGTAACATAGTACTGCTTTAATGTTAACACAGGGAAGGAAGATTTCTGGAGGAAGTGTAAAAATAGTACGGTGACAAAGTGCAAGTGATTAATAGAAACCGGAGGAGGAAGTAGGAAAGAAAAATTTAACAAAAACATTTGCTTTCTTTCCTTACGCAGTGGTATTTCCGGTAATAGTACATCCCCTGCACCCCAACATTGATCCTTCCTTTTAGGAATCAAATGGATATTTACATCTTTTAGGATGTATGGTCAACGGAATAGGTAAAGATTCCAGGAACGCCCTGTTCTTTTTATTAGgtgcttttttttcctcctcaacTTATTTAAGTAGAACCAAAAATAATGCAAAACAGGTGGAAATTATCTGTCCGCTCCTCACATCTAGTTATAACAAGGGAGAGGATCTGAGCCTCACAGAAGCCATAATAAGAAAATCCAACAAGATTTCTCCTTCTTTCAGGAAAACACTGATAAAACAAAATGGTATTTCAAGAGTCGCTATAGAGGAGGGCCGTTGATGCCTGGATGGTAGAAGGCACAGCCGTTTTCATATCGGCAGTTTCCTTTCATCATGAAGTGTCGACAGACAGGACGAAGGGACATATCTGAAAACACAAGCAAAAGGTTTTACGATTGTATATAAATATTATGCAACTATTAAAAGGTTATTTCcatcttagacatttatggcatatcttgtggcTAGACTATAAATGTCTGACGGATTACAGATCCCACCTCTTTGATCCCCACAAAGCCGGCATCCAGCTAGAGCATAAACAGAGAGGCGGCTGCACATATGCATAGCAAGCAGCCACCTATTGATTACTTCACTGTCTGGATGCACCAGCCACCTAACCATGCAAGATGGGGTAAAGGGACCTTTGTTCTGAAGATAGGTGCATGTCCCAGAGGAAGGACATGCATCTATCACATTATTGGGATATTCTGTGGATAGAACATAAATGTCTAAAGTGGGAATTATCTATTTAAGTGTAAAtaaagaaaatctgcaacatcaATTCAGTAGTTGCTCTTACCTCCACCATGTCCATGCCCTCGGTGTTCTCCACCATAACCTCTATGTTCCATCCCATGAGGCCCATCTCTTCCTCTACCAGGAGGCGGACCCCTTTCACCTCCTCTTCCACCTCTCCCTCTGTatcctggctcacctcctctgccacctctacttcTGTGGAATGGAGGAGGATGTCCTCTGTCACCTCTCATTCTCCCCCTTACTCCCATGTTTTCATGATGCTCGCCTCTCATGTCATTAGGTGGTGGCTCCCAGTAACCATCACGAGGAGGGGGTGGTCCCATCATCCGTGGACCACCAGGAGGCCCATGTGGCCCTATAAAACAAAATTATGTTTTGAGTCAGACATAGAAATGTGAACCATCCATTATATTAATAATCAATCTAAGTTTTGCCTAAGGgtgtctacccactagcgtttttttttttttgttttgctgcgtttttgtttccaaatgtcaatgggactttctaatgttaaaattgcattgcacaaaaatcgcagcaacgcAAACTTTGCACTTATTGAcattattccaaacatccatctaaaacatcaaactgaactccagtacctCTTTTCTGCTGACCTGCACCACTGCTGCTTTACAGCCAGCATCAGATATCCgttgttatttaaaatggccaccagggagggaaaaaaactacatctcccacaatgccccactgacAATTGCTGACGAGTGCGTATTCACACCTTTACCAACTGTGTCGTCATTagagaatgtgaaggcactgatCAGTAAAGAGTGGAGCATACAGGAtgtaaccattggataccaatggagaaatAAGCGTTGGTGGGGGGGAAACCACAGGTAAAGCGATAACCTGCAGCTTTGTAagacaagttataacattatattgcaaaattacaggTTATCGCCTTATACAGCAtagaactttcactttgaatcactAGAATACCCTTTTAGGTCCTGAGATTGGAATGGAATTGTGTGCCGCTATTCCACACAAGTTCAACTTGTCCATAAAGAATTTGAAAAGgaaactggggaaaaaaaataaaaatctacatACCAGGATACGGTACGCCGGGCCCGGGTGGTGGATAGTGCTGAGGTGGTGGTggctgctgtggattttttggtgctgGCGGTGGGAAACCATTGTTGGCCGGTATTGGACCTGCCATTCCTGGTCCACCTATAAAACAGAAGTAGCAGATTAGTTTGATAGGAGTTACTTATGTTGGGGTTCTCTCAATGCTCCCCTCAATTATACCGGCCAGAAGAAATCAATGACAGAGTCCAAGCTATGTGCAAAGCAGTCTAGCGTTTATTACAAAAAGCATGTTCCTTTATAGTATTTTCAAAGGGGAGTGgcatttttccaatgtgcatacTTAGTAGTTTATCACATGCATAGAAACTAGTCATTAGGCCATTGTCTTACTGGAAACTGTTGCAAAATGACCTTTGTACAGAGAACAGAAAACAGGAtgtaaagatatatatttttttgctgagTTGCTACTCTAACTTTTATTCCCATAAGAAGCCTATCTTGCTGTGCAAACAAAATAGAAGTGTAAAAGTTTATATCAGAAATGTTCATAGGAGACAAAATGGAGTTCATAGGCCCATGGCCTTCACACTTATGTTTATGCCGCTAAATTCTCCACTATCCAATGACTGTACCAGGACTACTCGATATAAATGGACTATAAAGCAAAATATGCCCATAATGCTGAAAAACTATTTAGATGCTCGAATGTCATACAAGTACAAAAACTAGAATTTAATTGAATCAGACCGCCTTTTGCCATTTCCAGAATGTTTACATTGTATGCTTTTCAGCCAACAGCCCTACCCTTTACTCAACTGTCTGTAATGCATAAAAAAGATCATTGTCTGTATTGAAGTATAGACATACAATACAATGACGTGAGTGTGCAATTAAGGAAGAGGGCAGACATTTATGGATCCGCTGGCACTTACATGGTCCTGGTGGTGAGTGGTTCTGATTCTGCGTCTGATTTTGCAATGATCCAAGTAGTTGTTTGATTTTGTCAGAGAAATCTGGCTGTTTCATCAAATCCTCCGTCTTTGCATTACCCTGAGCACTCTGAAATAGAACAATACCAAATAATGTTATCCACAAATAACTAGATCACTACAAATCATTAGTGGAAACAGAGCATAGCCAGAAGCCACACACTATATACAAATCTCACATGCAGTAATTCTCTTACCATTATGGAAGTCAAAAGCTCCTGCATGGTGTCTGGCAAGGGACTAGTCTGAGCCTTTGTATTACCCATGCTGCCCATTAAGTTAGCAAGTACAGGTGGCAATTTAGCACCGCCAGACAAATCTGGAGACTGAGAAGCTCCACTTTGATCCATGGCATCTATATATGACCCATCGTCCATGGAACAGTCCTATGGAAGAATTAAGATTGGTTACTAAGTGTTCAATGTGTAAGTGCAATGAAAAagctgaagaaaaacaaaaaagcactGAATGGAAACCTATTTGTGGCTCAAATGCAGGAGAATAGATAGTATTGTTGTGCCCTGACTGACTAAGTATCTAAGGGTACTGAGAACCAGTTTTAGCCAGTAAGCCAGTCAGAAAGGACTCAGAAAATCATTAAAGCATATCTGTTTAGAACGTACCTCATCCAATGGTATGAGTTTCGGAGGTGCAGGTTCATAAGGCTCGGGGTCTGGCTCATGCGGTGTATCAGGAACACTGTGGTGGGTAAGAAAAACTAAATTACAATTCCGATTTCCACATAGTGGGGTTATTCTGGCTGCGATACTGTACTTCGTTAAGGAATGCCAACATTATAATGACAAAACGTTTATACCTCTCTTTGGACAGAAAAATTTCCTGCAGGATGCCCATCTCTCGCTCGGCTTGGGTGTGCTTTTCAGTACTGTTGCTGCCCATTAGTACAAGGGCTCCTGGAAGCATAAGGGGTCGCGGTGGTACCCAGGGTGTTGCTTCTTCCATAGCATCGTGACTAAGCCTTCGGGCATTCTGGAAAGCACGACGGTCCATTAGCATCTCTCGTTTGGCAGCTTCACCAAAGTCCTTAATCTTATTTACATTGACTGTAAATAAAAGATATAGAAATACAGTGAATATCAAAAAGACCAGGAATTCCATTAACAGTTATGATTCACACGACTACAATTTTCATTATAAAAACATACCTCTCTCCGTTTCATCCAGCTCAAAGTAGAAGTACTCCCGAAGGTGGCTTTCATCTGGCCAGCTGACTGTTTTCCTCTTCTTTCCCTTCTTTGTCAGTAGAGGGACTTCTGGTTCATTAGGCTTCGCCTCTGTTGATGAAGGTGCGGGAGCAGAAACTATTAAAAGGAAACAGATGTAATATCAGTTACAGGCCTACAAAGAAGGAAAAGCTGAGAAAGCCGTACGCAGAACGAGGACTCACCTTCCATGGGCTCTGGAAGCTCCACTGCAGGAACTGGAGTCCCAGGTCTCTCCACATCCATCCCTTCAGCTGGTGGCTCTGGGTCAGGAGAAGGTGGCTTGGAAACAGTTGCATCTCCTTGAGACTTGCTGTCAAATGGACTAGGCTGCAAGTACAAAAGGGGTACACTATAGATACAGGTAAAACGTAACAAGTGTCTAGAAACCGTGCCC
Protein-coding sequences here:
- the PPP1R10 gene encoding serine/threonine-protein phosphatase 1 regulatory subunit 10 translates to MGSGPIDPLELLKGLDCFLGQEGEVKAVDAMTKIYNLMKESKKLVSRCVYLNVILKTQAPEILSKFIRVGGYKLLNNWLTYARTNNNSPLLHQILLTLQHLPLTVDHLKLNNTAKLVKQLSKTSEDEELRKLAGVLVSDWMTVIRTQSNLLPPEKEKKKKKEDVKVRSPIADKAAEARTESRIEDQGDKKKEKPKTQRTTAPSHAKFRSTGLEVEAPSLAPIKKPTPVPVISDKYLKPVPVKRQGPVPSTTDAAPAEKKYKPLNTTPNAAKEIKVKIIPPQPMESLGFLDALNSAPVPGIKIKKKKKAVSPTSNKPSPFDSKSQGDATVSKPPSPDPEPPAEGMDVERPGTPVPAVELPEPMEVSAPAPSSTEAKPNEPEVPLLTKKGKKRKTVSWPDESHLREYFYFELDETERVNVNKIKDFGEAAKREMLMDRRAFQNARRLSHDAMEEATPWVPPRPLMLPGALVLMGSNSTEKHTQAEREMGILQEIFLSKESVPDTPHEPDPEPYEPAPPKLIPLDEDCSMDDGSYIDAMDQSGASQSPDLSGGAKLPPVLANLMGSMGNTKAQTSPLPDTMQELLTSIMSAQGNAKTEDLMKQPDFSDKIKQLLGSLQNQTQNQNHSPPGPCGPGMAGPIPANNGFPPPAPKNPQQPPPPQHYPPPGPGVPYPGPHGPPGGPRMMGPPPPRDGYWEPPPNDMRGEHHENMGVRGRMRGDRGHPPPFHRSRGGRGGEPGYRGRGGRGGERGPPPGRGRDGPHGMEHRGYGGEHRGHGHGGDMSLRPVCRHFMMKGNCRYENGCAFYHPGINGPPL